The nucleotide window CTTGCAGAACCGATACGATGCCCCACAGAGCGGGCGCGAACAATCATGGGAAAAATGGAGCGTTTAGTACGCCAGTCAAAGCTGGTGAGTTGATAGTCGGTGAAAGTCCGATATAGGAAAGAATGGCACATCATCCTAACCCCGAGTCATGCGTCGCCCATCGCGAGGTGGTCGGTGAAGTGTTGACAGGGGAAACCTGCGGGCCAGCCATCGAGCCGCGAAATCATAAATCCGGGACGCCGACGCTGTTAAGCGAAGCGGAAGGCCACAGTGAACATGACGACAAGTGCAAGCCATGCTCACGTCCCGCGCGGTCGCAGACCCTGAGCACGCTGGGAAGTCACTCACACGGAAACTGGGAGGTCTCATCAATGTCCGATCATGTGGTACCGGACGGGGCAGGCAAGGTCATAAACCGTAATCCTGCCGTCTACGTTGGTGAGAAGTCGGATACTCCCGTAGTATCGAAGAAGCTGCCGAACAAAGGGAAACCTGCGGAGGCGGTGGAGAAAAGGGGAGTAGCCAAGGGAAATGTCAGCCAGGAACCCGCACGCCGGACTCAGAGCCGGGTAAGTGCGTCGATGTCTCTGGAGGGCATACGTCAAGCGGCACGCAGGGATAAGCGTGTCCGGTTCACGTCACTGATGCATCACCTGACCGAGGAACGACTGTACGAGAGCTTCTATGCCCTCAACAGGAATGCCGCGACAGGTATTGATCGGATGACGTGGGCAGAGTATGAGCGGGGGCTGTCCACTCGACTACCCGAACTGCACGATGAAATTCATGCTGGACGGTATCGGGCAACAGCTTCCCGGCGAGTTTACATTCCCAAAGCGGATGGTAGTCAACGACCGCTTGGGATCGCAGCTCTGGAAGATCGGCTGGTTCAGCATGCGGTAACTCAGCTGCTGAATGCAATTTACGAGCAGGACTTTCTGGGGTTCTCTTATGGATTCAGGCAAGGCAAGGGCCAGCACGACGCCTTGGATGCACTGACGGTTGGAATACAGACACGTCAGATAAGGTGGGTGCTGGATGCGGATATCCGTGCATTCTTCGACATGATTGATCATGAATGGATGATGCGTTTCCTTGAGCATCGGATTGCGGACCGTCGTCTTTTGAGACTGATTCGCAAATGGCTTGTGGCAGGTGTATTTGAAGAGGGTCGCCGCATTCCATCTGAACGCGGATGCCCCCAAGGGGCTGTCATATCACCCGTATTGGCAAACATTTACCTGCACTATGTGTATGACCTCTGGGTTGCACAATGGCGCAGGCGGATTGCCAAGGGTGAAGTCATCGTTGTGCGCTACGCGGACGACAGCGTGATGGGTTTCGCTTACGAGTCAGAAGCCCGGCAGTTCCTGAAGGCACTCGCAAAACGCCTTGGTCAGTTCGGACTGGAACTGAATGTTGCCAAAACCCGATTGATACGGTTTGGGCGGTACGCCGCCGAAGACTGTCTCAAGCACGGTGAAGGCAAACCCAAGACGTTTGACTTTCTTGGTTTTACTCACATCTGTGGTAAGAACAAGAAGGGCTTCTTCGAGGTCAAACGCCTCACTGTCAAGAAGCGAATGCGTGCCACGCTGAAAGCAGTAGGCCAGACATTGCTGCGCCGTCGCCATGAGCCCGTCCCCGTGATGGGTAAATGGCTTGGGCAAGTGGTGCGCGGCTACTTTGCTTACTTCAATGTGCCCGGTAATGAAAAGCGACTGGATCAGTTCTACCAAGAAGTTTGTCGTCACTGGCTACATGCGCTCAGGCGCCGAAGTCAGCGGCATCGAATGACGTGGGAGAGGCTGAAAACGATCGCTCGCCGTTACCTGCTGTACCCGCGGCAAGTTCCGAAGCATCCCTATCCCTCGGTTCGTTTTGACGTCACAACCCAAGGCAGGAGCCGTATGCGGTAATTCTGCACGTACGGATCTGTGCGGGGGGCATCGGGTAACCGGTGTCCCTACCGCGACCATATAAATCGCATTAGAGTTCACTTCAGACTCAGCATAAGGCGAGTGCTGTGGTGATTGAGCACAGACAATCACAGTCAAGGGGCCACCACTCAACACTTTCGTGGTGATTGAAATCGAAGTAGGCCCGCAGCAGCATCAATTTGCCAACTTTAGTTCCGATGCCTACCAGCATCGATTGAATAGGCGATTAAAATGGAACTAAAGTCGGCTAGAATTTATATAATCTAGATTAAGATGTGTCTGTTAGCTATTGAAATAAAAGCACATACCACATTGTGAAATTATCCGCGTTTAGTTCTGCGCACTAGGTTACCGCCTGCTGCCTTGAAACAGACCCCAGCTCAGGCGCTGGAGGCAGATTGGCTGGTGGCGCTGGCGTCCAGCCCCTCGGACTCGGCCTGGCTGCTGGGCTGAGCCAGTGACTTGCTGGCGGCTGCGTGGTTGAAGACCATGTTCAGGATAATGGCGACGACGGCAGCGGAACTGATTCCGGATTGGAAAATGGTGGAAAACCATTCTGGGAAATCCTTGTAGAAGTCAGGCGCGCCAGGATTGCCGCCCATCGCCCAGAAGGTAGCGACCGGCATCAAGGTCAGCCCAATCGTGGTGATGACGATACCAGTGACCAAGGGCGGAAAAACCGGATGACACGCGCAAAAACAGGGATAATGACCAAGCCCAGAAAGGAGGCTGCCATGACGGCGCCAAAGATGGCTGGCAAGCCTCCCCCTGTGTTCAGGATGGCAATCATGGTGGCCACTCCGGCAAATGAAACGCCTTGTACCAGGGGAAGTTGGGCGCCAAAAAATGGCACGCCCAGCGTTTGCAGCAAGGTTGCCAAGCCCCCCATGAACAAGCAGGCGGTAATCAATAAGCCCAGTTCGTCGGCAGGCAGGCCGGCTGCTTCGCCAATGATCAAGGGGACGGCGATGATGCCCCCATACATGGTCAGCACGTGCTGCAATCCAAATGCCAGATTGGCACCCAATCCGGGATTCTCGTCTTCCGGTCGCAACGCCGGTGTGCTGCGATTGACGGATATTTTGAATGTACTCATTGCTTGGTCTCCTGGGAAATGGGGTTGCCAGCCCCCTGCCCTGTCCGGTCTACGCCGGATCAGGGTCTGAATCGTACGATGGCTGCTACTTAAGCTGATGGATGTTTAGTGAGTGCTGGCGCGCGTGAACAGCGTATGAGCAAGCTGGCGGTGTCGTTCCAGCACCTGTGGCAGATCGGTCGTCAGCAATTGGCCGTCTTCGACCACAACGCGGCCGTTGATCACGCTGGTCGATACCTGACCGGGCGTGCAGAAAACCAAGGAAGCCACGGGATCATGAGCGCCGGCGTACGCAATCGCGGATAGATCGAAGGACACGAAATCAGCGGACATGCCTGGCGCCAAGGCCCCTATATCGTCACGGCCCAGGACGCGGGCGCCGCCCAAGGTGGCGATTTCCAGGGCTTCACGCGCACTCAGGGCAGCCGGGCCATGACCCACCCGCTGCAGCAGCATGGCCTGGCGGACCTCGCCCAACATATGCGCCCCATCGTTGGAGGCGCTGCCATCCACGCCCAAGCCGACCGGCACTTGTGCGTCCAGCATCGCGCGCACCGGGGCAATGCCCGAGGCCAGCCGCATGTTCGAGCATGGGCAATGGGCGACCCCAGTGCCGGTACGGCCAAACAGCGCGATCCCGGCTGCATCCAGCTTGACGCAGTGCGCGTGCCAGACGTCATGCCCAACCCAGCCCAGGTCTTCTGCGTATTGTGCCGGTGTCATGCCAAATTTCTCTTGCGAGTAGATGACGTCATTATTGTTTTCTGCCAGATGGGTATGCAGGGAAACGCCATAATGGCGCGCCATCTGGGCGGATTCGCGCATCAGATCGCGTGATACCGAGAAAGGCGAGCACGGCGCCAACACGACACGCAGCATAGAATGGCGGGTCTCGTCATGATAGGTTTCGATAAGACGCTGACTGTCGCGCAGAATGACGGCTTCTTCCTCCACGACCGAGTCGGGTGGCAAGCCACCCTTGCTGCGGCCCACACTCATAGAGCCGCGAGCAGCATGAAAGCGCATCCCCATCTCCTGGGCGGCGGCAATCGAGTCATCCAGCCGCGATCCATTGGGGAACAGATAAAGATGATCGCTGGTGCTTGTGCAGCCAGACAGCATGAGTTCGGCCATGGCGGTCTTGGTGGATATGCCAATCATTTCCGGGGTCAGGTGCGACCACAGCATATACAGATTTCCCAGCCATGTGAACAGTTCGGCATCCTGGGCAGCCGGCACGGCACGCGTCAGGGACTGATACATGTGGTGGTGGGTATTCACCAGGCCTGGGATCAGCACGTGGCCGCGCATATCCAGCTTTTGCGCAGTCTTGTTGTCCAGCGCCTGGCGATACTCTGATGGCAGGCTTGCGCTGGGGCCCACCCACTTCACGACAGGGCCATCGGTGACCAGCGCCCCATCCGGAATTTCGCGCCGGTCGGCATCCATGGTCACCAGTACATCGGCGTTCAGAGCAATCAGCATTGTGTCAGCCATCCCGTCAATCAGATCAAGGTAAGATACTGTACTTCTCCTGCGATACCAACCAAGCCCACCGCCATGCGCATGAATCCTTCCACTTTGATTGGCATCGTGGCCAGCATCTTATTGCTGGCCATCGTTCTGGTGTTCTCCACCGAGGACCCGCGCCTGTTTGTCGACTTCCCTGGATTGGGAATCGTGTTGCTGGGCACGGCAGCGGCAACCTTTATTGCATACCCCTTGCGCGAGGTCATGCGCATCTTCGGCCTGATCCGCAGCGTAGTGCATCATGAACAGCTTTATGTGGATCGGGATCTGGAAGACTTGGTCAATATTGCCAAGATCTGGATGCAAAGCGATATCCGGGCGGTGGAAAATGCTTTGGAAAAGGTCTCGAACCCGTTCTTGCGCAGTGGCGTACAACTGGTGATCGATAATGTCCCCGAACAGGACATCCTGGATTTGCTGCAATGGCGCATTGCCCGCATGAAAGCCAAAGAACACGCCGAAGCCCAGTTATTTCGGGTGATGGCGGGTTTTGCCCCGGCCTTCGGCATGGTGGGCACCCTGGTGGGCCTGGTGAATCTGCTGTTTCTGTTGGGAGGCGGTGACATCACTGCCATCGGGCGGCAGATGGCGCTGGCCCTGATGACCACATTTTATGGGGTGCTGCTGGCCAACCTGCTGTTCAAGCCCATTGCCGTCAAGCTCGAACGCCGCACCGAGCAGCGTCTGGTGCTGATGAATACCATCATCCAGGGCATTTCGATGATGAGCCAAAAACGCAGCCCGGCCCTGATGCGCGAAACCCTGAAGGCCTTTGTGGCCGATGTGCGTGATGAAATCAAGGACAGCGACATGCTGGCCCACCGGGAATCCGCTGCATGAGATCCGGCCCCGTCGAGCTGCAGCCCGCGCGCGAGTTCATCCAGCG belongs to Castellaniella sp. and includes:
- a CDS encoding solute carrier family 23 protein, translated to MSTFKISVNRSTPALRPEDENPGLGANLAFGLQHVLTMYGGIIAVPLIIGEAAGLPADELGLLITACLFMGGLATLLQTLGVPFFGAQLPLVQGVSFAGVATMIAILNTGGGLPAIFGAVMAASFLGLVIIPVFARVIRFFRPWSLVSSSPRLG
- a CDS encoding 8-oxoguanine deaminase, which encodes MADTMLIALNADVLVTMDADRREIPDGALVTDGPVVKWVGPSASLPSEYRQALDNKTAQKLDMRGHVLIPGLVNTHHHMYQSLTRAVPAAQDAELFTWLGNLYMLWSHLTPEMIGISTKTAMAELMLSGCTSTSDHLYLFPNGSRLDDSIAAAQEMGMRFHAARGSMSVGRSKGGLPPDSVVEEEAVILRDSQRLIETYHDETRHSMLRVVLAPCSPFSVSRDLMRESAQMARHYGVSLHTHLAENNNDVIYSQEKFGMTPAQYAEDLGWVGHDVWHAHCVKLDAAGIALFGRTGTGVAHCPCSNMRLASGIAPVRAMLDAQVPVGLGVDGSASNDGAHMLGEVRQAMLLQRVGHGPAALSAREALEIATLGGARVLGRDDIGALAPGMSADFVSFDLSAIAYAGAHDPVASLVFCTPGQVSTSVINGRVVVEDGQLLTTDLPQVLERHRQLAHTLFTRASTH
- a CDS encoding motility protein A, yielding MNPSTLIGIVASILLLAIVLVFSTEDPRLFVDFPGLGIVLLGTAAATFIAYPLREVMRIFGLIRSVVHHEQLYVDRDLEDLVNIAKIWMQSDIRAVENALEKVSNPFLRSGVQLVIDNVPEQDILDLLQWRIARMKAKEHAEAQLFRVMAGFAPAFGMVGTLVGLVNLLFLLGGGDITAIGRQMALALMTTFYGVLLANLLFKPIAVKLERRTEQRLVLMNTIIQGISMMSQKRSPALMRETLKAFVADVRDEIKDSDMLAHRESAA